In Desertifilum tharense IPPAS B-1220, one genomic interval encodes:
- a CDS encoding DUF4168 domain-containing protein: MTHFEVESVVPSSLSRLRVKQRLRQMLPLGWFFSFSIFALGCAPTPPVSSQATEPSAPLPPAPPVILSEEEVSNYARTVLTIEPIRQDTFTQIQQVVSPGTLPPNFVCNQPDTVAQLPKKAQSIAVNYCTQAKTISQTNNLELSRFNEITASAASDEILRQEIQAELLRQQQQGFTR; encoded by the coding sequence ATGACCCACTTTGAAGTTGAATCTGTTGTCCCATCGAGTTTATCGCGCCTGCGGGTTAAGCAACGACTGCGCCAGATGCTTCCTTTAGGTTGGTTCTTCAGTTTCAGCATTTTCGCCTTGGGTTGCGCTCCCACACCCCCAGTGAGTTCCCAAGCGACGGAACCGAGTGCGCCGTTACCCCCAGCGCCTCCTGTGATTCTCAGTGAAGAAGAGGTTAGCAACTACGCCAGAACAGTTTTGACGATTGAACCGATTCGTCAAGACACCTTTACTCAAATTCAACAGGTTGTTAGTCCAGGCACTTTACCGCCTAACTTTGTCTGCAATCAACCCGATACGGTTGCTCAACTCCCGAAAAAAGCTCAAAGTATTGCAGTCAACTACTGCACGCAAGCAAAAACCATTAGCCAAACCAATAATCTCGAACTCAGCCGTTTTAATGAAATTACGGCAAGTGCGGCTTCAGATGAAATTCTCAGGCAGGAAATTCAAGCGGAACTGTTGCGCCAACAACAACAGGGATTCACGCGCTAG
- the holA gene encoding DNA polymerase III subunit delta — protein sequence MPVYLYWGEDEFALERAIATLRDSVLDPNWESFNYQQYPPNDSQSAIAALNEAMTPPFGMGSRFVWLVDTPILQSVSDAIIEELERTLPSIPDTSVLLLTCRNKPDGRLKSTKLLQQYAQSIREFSPIPPWKTDLLIHRVRETAKELDVQLTATAAELLAELIGNNTRQLFSELDKLKLYANGKTVDDSAIVALVSANTQNSLQLAEAIAQGETDRALHLVTALLNRNEPALAILATLVRQFRTWLWVKLMEEAKESDERVIAQAAEVANPKRIYFLRQQVRSRSLLQLRQSLPLLLELEMSLKQGAPEQSTLHAKIIELCQLARQR from the coding sequence ATGCCAGTCTATCTCTACTGGGGTGAAGACGAATTTGCCCTAGAACGTGCGATCGCCACCTTGCGAGACTCGGTACTCGATCCCAACTGGGAGAGTTTCAACTATCAACAGTATCCTCCGAACGATTCCCAAAGCGCGATCGCGGCTTTAAACGAAGCGATGACGCCGCCATTTGGGATGGGTTCGCGGTTCGTTTGGTTAGTCGATACGCCCATATTACAGAGCGTTTCCGACGCCATTATTGAAGAGTTAGAGCGAACCTTACCCAGCATTCCCGATACCTCAGTCTTGCTGCTGACTTGTCGCAACAAACCCGATGGACGACTAAAATCAACCAAACTCCTGCAACAATACGCTCAATCAATTCGCGAATTTTCCCCCATTCCGCCTTGGAAAACCGACTTATTGATTCATCGCGTCAGAGAAACCGCCAAAGAACTGGATGTTCAACTTACTGCTACGGCTGCGGAACTTTTAGCGGAATTGATCGGCAATAATACACGACAGTTATTTAGCGAACTCGATAAGCTGAAGCTCTATGCGAACGGAAAGACAGTTGACGATAGCGCCATCGTTGCTCTGGTGAGTGCCAATACCCAAAATAGTTTACAACTCGCCGAAGCGATCGCCCAAGGAGAAACCGATCGCGCTCTCCATTTAGTCACGGCTTTACTGAATCGCAATGAACCCGCCTTAGCGATTTTGGCAACGTTAGTCAGACAATTTCGGACTTGGCTGTGGGTTAAGCTCATGGAAGAAGCCAAAGAGAGTGACGAACGCGTCATTGCTCAGGCGGCGGAAGTGGCAAACCCCAAACGCATCTACTTTTTACGCCAACAAGTGCGATCGCGATCGCTCCTGCAACTGCGCCAATCTTTACCCCTATTGTTAGAACTCGAAATGAGTCTTAAGCAAGGCGCACCGGAGCAATCAACCTTGCACGCTAAAATTATCGAACTTTGTCAACTCGCGCGTCAACGCTAA
- a CDS encoding amidase, whose product MDKLDLAFASAIDQAKLIRDRTISPLELVELYLERIQRLDPQFGSYFTVMADQALAEAKAKTEKLGRNSQDLPPFFGVPISIKDLNPVAGVPCSYGIRALMAQPAEWEPALVGLIRAAGFTILGKTATSELGSMPFTEPTGFPPTRNPWNLEYTAGGSSGGAAAAVAAGLCAIAQGSDGGGSVRGPASCCGVVGLKPSRGRISNAPVGDRISGIATDGSIARTVADAAALLDVMSGYITGDPYWLPPPEISFLEATKSPPKPLRIAFATNLPLVGEAAPSCKQAVLETAQILTEMGHTLEEGCPEFADLVEPFTVVWQTAIAAAGIPVELLQPINQWFFSRVVDAGTYLRAVTQMQIISRRIVSFFDNYDALLIPVYMHSPIRVGEWAPLSPPEVLQKVIDWIAPCPPFNATGQPAIALPVGLDDRGLPTAVQLVGKPAAESTILALAAELERAKPGLQRPPLSVK is encoded by the coding sequence ATGGATAAGCTCGATCTAGCCTTTGCTTCTGCTATTGACCAAGCCAAACTGATTCGCGATCGCACTATTTCCCCTTTAGAACTGGTGGAATTGTATCTCGAACGGATTCAACGCCTCGATCCGCAATTCGGTAGTTATTTTACGGTGATGGCAGACCAAGCGCTAGCCGAGGCAAAAGCTAAAACTGAAAAGCTGGGGCGCAATTCTCAAGATTTACCGCCCTTTTTTGGGGTACCCATCTCGATTAAAGACTTAAATCCAGTTGCAGGCGTCCCCTGTAGCTATGGTATTCGGGCATTAATGGCGCAACCTGCTGAATGGGAACCGGCGCTGGTGGGTTTAATTCGCGCGGCGGGTTTCACGATCTTGGGTAAAACGGCAACGTCTGAACTCGGTTCCATGCCGTTTACGGAACCCACAGGCTTTCCCCCCACCCGCAACCCTTGGAACTTAGAATACACGGCGGGCGGTTCGAGTGGTGGCGCGGCGGCGGCGGTGGCGGCGGGGTTATGCGCGATCGCTCAAGGGTCTGATGGCGGCGGATCGGTGCGCGGACCAGCTTCTTGTTGCGGCGTTGTCGGCTTAAAGCCGTCGCGGGGGAGAATTTCTAATGCTCCTGTGGGCGATCGCATTAGCGGTATTGCCACCGATGGTAGCATTGCCCGGACTGTTGCCGATGCTGCGGCTCTCCTCGATGTCATGTCCGGTTACATCACGGGCGACCCCTACTGGCTCCCCCCGCCGGAAATCTCGTTTCTAGAGGCGACTAAAAGCCCACCCAAGCCGTTACGCATCGCTTTTGCTACAAATTTACCTTTGGTGGGCGAAGCCGCTCCAAGCTGCAAGCAGGCGGTTCTGGAGACGGCTCAAATCCTTACAGAAATGGGGCATACCTTGGAAGAGGGTTGTCCTGAATTTGCCGATTTGGTAGAACCGTTTACGGTGGTTTGGCAAACTGCGATCGCGGCGGCGGGGATTCCTGTGGAATTATTGCAACCGATTAACCAGTGGTTTTTCTCGCGGGTGGTGGATGCGGGAACTTATCTGCGGGCCGTTACCCAAATGCAAATCATTTCCCGGCGCATTGTCAGCTTTTTTGATAACTACGATGCGCTATTGATTCCCGTCTACATGCACTCCCCCATCCGCGTGGGCGAATGGGCCCCATTATCGCCCCCAGAGGTCTTGCAAAAGGTGATTGACTGGATTGCCCCTTGTCCGCCGTTCAACGCCACTGGACAGCCTGCGATCGCCCTCCCTGTGGGTTTAGATGACCGGGGTTTACCTACTGCCGTTCAACTCGTTGGCAAACCGGCGGCTGAGTCTACCATCCTAGCGTTAGCCGCTGAGTTGGAGCGCGCCAAACCTGGGTTGCAACGACCTCCCTTGAGTGTGAAATAA
- a CDS encoding ferredoxin family protein, which yields MPHTIVTNTCEGVADCVEACPVACIHPGPGKNSKGTDWYWIDFATCIDCGICLQVCPVEDAIVPEERPDLQKTP from the coding sequence GTGCCACACACCATTGTTACGAATACCTGTGAAGGCGTTGCAGATTGCGTTGAAGCCTGTCCAGTGGCTTGCATTCATCCAGGTCCCGGTAAAAATTCCAAAGGAACAGACTGGTACTGGATTGATTTTGCAACCTGTATTGATTGCGGCATTTGCTTGCAAGTGTGTCCTGTAGAAGATGCTATTGTTCCGGAAGAAAGACCGGATTTACAGAAAACCCCATAA
- a CDS encoding dienelactone hydrolase family protein, whose amino-acid sequence MQIEQTDILVSTPDGQMPAFLCRSSQHKRQPAVVLLMEAFGLTAHIREIATRIAKQGYVVLSPDLYYRELPNNKFGYAEVESAMATMYRLDFHQAVVNDIRATLAYIKSLPDVEPDRIGVTGFCLGGGLTFMCACQFSNEIAAAAPFYGMVLDEWIEAMTEIQVPMHLFFGGRDPFIPRERVEQIESRLKALNKEYTLQFYPDADHGFFCHERSSYNPSAAEDAWIKLMQFFQQHLKEKGDRKPSA is encoded by the coding sequence GTGCAAATCGAACAAACAGATATCCTGGTTTCCACACCCGATGGACAAATGCCAGCCTTCCTGTGTCGATCCTCTCAGCACAAACGCCAGCCTGCTGTTGTGTTGTTGATGGAAGCCTTTGGCTTAACCGCACATATCCGAGAAATCGCAACGCGAATAGCCAAACAGGGGTATGTGGTACTCTCGCCGGATCTGTATTACCGCGAATTACCTAACAACAAGTTTGGATATGCCGAAGTGGAGTCAGCAATGGCGACAATGTATCGTCTAGATTTCCACCAAGCCGTAGTCAACGATATTCGCGCCACCCTCGCCTATATTAAATCGCTTCCCGATGTGGAACCCGATCGGATCGGCGTCACGGGTTTCTGTTTGGGAGGAGGGCTAACATTTATGTGCGCTTGCCAGTTTTCCAATGAAATTGCTGCGGCTGCACCTTTTTATGGGATGGTTTTGGATGAGTGGATCGAGGCAATGACGGAGATTCAAGTCCCAATGCATTTGTTCTTTGGCGGGCGCGATCCGTTTATTCCTCGCGAACGAGTTGAACAAATTGAATCTCGCTTAAAAGCCCTGAATAAAGAATACACCTTGCAGTTTTATCCCGATGCCGATCATGGCTTCTTCTGTCACGAACGCTCTTCTTATAATCCTTCCGCCGCCGAAGATGCGTGGATAAAGCTGATGCAGTTTTTCCAGCAGCATTTAAAGGAAAAAGGCGATCGCAAACCCTCGGCTTAA
- a CDS encoding 2Fe-2S iron-sulfur cluster-binding protein: MPQTYTVQIHDRTNDTFYTVQVPEDRYILHSAENQGVELPFSCRNGACTACAVRVLSGKLYQPEAMGLSPKLQEQGYALLCVSYPRSDLEVETQDEDEVYELQFGRYFGKGKVKVGLPLDED; the protein is encoded by the coding sequence ATGCCGCAGACTTACACTGTCCAGATACACGATCGCACCAACGATACTTTCTACACCGTTCAGGTTCCCGAAGACCGCTACATTCTTCATAGCGCCGAAAACCAAGGCGTTGAATTACCCTTCTCTTGTCGCAATGGTGCTTGTACCGCCTGCGCCGTGCGCGTTCTCTCCGGAAAACTCTATCAGCCAGAAGCAATGGGTTTATCGCCCAAACTCCAAGAACAAGGTTACGCCTTACTGTGTGTCAGCTATCCTCGTTCCGACTTAGAAGTTGAAACCCAAGACGAAGACGAAGTTTACGAACTCCAATTTGGTCGTTATTTTGGCAAAGGTAAAGTCAAAGTCGGCTTACCCCTAGATGAAGATTGA
- a CDS encoding ATP phosphoribosyltransferase regulatory subunit produces the protein MVYQSPVGARDLLPLDVAQKRWIEKRLQQVFHQWGYHRIITSTLERLDTLMAGGAIERSTVIQLIDTEDELLGLRPEVTASIARAAIMHLNDASYPRRLYYNANVFRRSQRGVHGRQQEFYQAGVELLCGAGVLADAEILLLLGECLRSCGIGTCHLVLGEAGLTRSLLNDFPPHLRETVRTAIAHLDRTTLETLPLEPQLRERALQLFDLRGLPADVLQKVSQLSLDPAQQEAVNNLKTLVDLLQDFHARIPNPDLQIILDLSLIQTFDYYTGIVFEVVSGSEARVLGQGGRYDQLLGTYHPQSKTYPGIGFCLNIEDLHYTLLNSDRLPQHLPVSDCIVAAQTPQATAAAFAYAHQLRSSQPEIRVEVELSPDRSAEEVRAIARRRQIAQIIWVNAQGETQTEQME, from the coding sequence ATGGTCTATCAATCCCCCGTCGGGGCAAGAGATTTACTACCGTTGGATGTTGCCCAAAAACGCTGGATTGAAAAGCGCTTACAACAGGTTTTTCACCAGTGGGGCTACCACCGGATTATTACTTCGACCCTCGAACGACTAGACACCCTGATGGCAGGTGGAGCGATTGAACGTTCCACGGTTATCCAACTTATTGATACTGAGGATGAACTTTTGGGCTTGCGCCCGGAGGTGACAGCTTCCATTGCGCGAGCGGCAATTATGCATCTCAACGATGCGTCTTATCCGCGACGGCTGTATTACAATGCCAATGTGTTTCGGCGATCGCAGCGCGGCGTTCACGGTCGCCAGCAAGAGTTTTACCAAGCGGGTGTAGAACTGCTGTGCGGGGCTGGAGTGCTAGCCGATGCAGAAATTTTGCTATTGCTTGGCGAGTGCTTGCGTTCCTGCGGGATCGGCACCTGTCACTTAGTCTTAGGAGAAGCAGGCTTAACGCGATCGCTCCTCAATGATTTTCCCCCCCATCTGCGGGAAACAGTGAGAACGGCGATCGCCCATTTGGATCGCACCACCCTTGAAACCCTTCCCCTAGAACCCCAACTGCGCGAACGAGCCTTACAGTTGTTTGATTTGCGCGGGCTTCCGGCGGATGTATTGCAAAAAGTCTCCCAGCTTTCTCTCGATCCGGCGCAACAGGAAGCGGTGAACAACCTGAAAACGTTGGTGGATCTGCTCCAAGACTTCCACGCCCGCATCCCCAACCCAGACCTTCAAATTATTCTCGATCTGAGCTTAATTCAAACCTTTGATTACTATACGGGGATTGTATTTGAAGTGGTCAGCGGTAGCGAGGCGCGCGTCTTAGGACAAGGCGGACGTTATGACCAACTGCTCGGAACCTATCATCCCCAAAGCAAAACCTACCCTGGAATTGGCTTTTGTCTCAATATAGAAGACTTGCATTACACGCTCCTCAATAGCGATCGCCTCCCTCAACATCTACCCGTTAGCGACTGCATTGTGGCGGCTCAAACCCCCCAAGCCACCGCCGCCGCCTTTGCTTACGCCCATCAACTCCGCAGCAGCCAACCGGAGATCCGCGTAGAAGTGGAACTCAGCCCCGATCGATCCGCCGAAGAAGTTCGCGCGATCGCCCGTCGCCGTCAGATTGCTCAAATCATTTGGGTAAACGCCCAGGGTGAGACGCAAACCGAGCAGATGGAGTGA
- the map gene encoding type I methionyl aminopeptidase: MNILTHLLAKSTQQPPQIKKSRRGIEIKSPAEIEIMRQAGKIVATVLHEISERIEPGMTTRDLDEYAEKRIREMGATPSFKGYHGFPASICASVNTQVVHGIPSKKKICTGDVVKIDTGAYYQGFHGDSCITIAVGEVSGEAAKLIQAAQTALYQGIEQVKAGNSLLDIAGAIEDYVKSQGFSVVENFTGHGVGRNLHEEPAVFNFRTKSLPNVRLEAGMTLAIEPILNAGSKFTRTLPDRWTVETVDNSLSAQFEHTVLVTAKGYEILTDRSNL; the protein is encoded by the coding sequence ATGAATATTCTCACCCATTTACTCGCGAAATCGACTCAGCAGCCTCCCCAAATCAAGAAAAGTCGCCGGGGGATTGAAATTAAATCTCCCGCAGAGATTGAAATTATGCGACAGGCGGGTAAAATTGTTGCCACGGTTCTCCACGAAATCTCAGAACGGATTGAACCGGGAATGACGACTCGCGATCTCGATGAATATGCAGAAAAGCGAATTCGGGAAATGGGGGCGACTCCTAGCTTCAAAGGCTATCATGGCTTCCCGGCTTCAATTTGTGCTTCTGTTAACACTCAAGTGGTTCACGGCATTCCCTCCAAGAAGAAGATTTGTACTGGGGATGTCGTTAAAATCGATACTGGCGCTTATTATCAAGGGTTTCATGGCGATTCTTGCATTACCATCGCTGTCGGTGAGGTGTCTGGGGAAGCCGCGAAGTTAATTCAGGCGGCGCAAACCGCTTTGTATCAGGGAATTGAGCAAGTTAAAGCCGGAAATTCCCTATTAGATATTGCTGGAGCTATTGAAGATTATGTTAAATCCCAAGGCTTTTCTGTGGTCGAGAACTTTACAGGGCATGGGGTAGGGCGTAATTTACATGAAGAACCGGCGGTGTTTAATTTCCGCACGAAGTCTTTACCCAATGTGCGCCTAGAAGCGGGAATGACTCTGGCAATTGAACCGATCCTGAATGCAGGTTCTAAATTTACCCGGACTTTGCCCGATCGCTGGACGGTGGAAACGGTGGATAATTCCTTATCGGCGCAATTTGAACATACTGTTCTAGTGACAGCCAAAGGGTACGAAATTCTCACAGATCGCTCAAACCTGTAA
- a CDS encoding thermonuclease family protein: protein MKIEAIIRQLLSKLLACGSLAILCIGLVACQTVTPVARTPVLVKQVVSAQTLEVVDISQPNATPRRVRLMGIDAPDLQQLPWGIEAQNQLKTWIGSQPVLLEFDQQTHDAYQRQLVYVWQDGKLLNEELVKAGLAIAISRPPNTQYDQRLADAQEWARLMGVGIWNPENPLRFTPAEFRQRNQ from the coding sequence ATGAAGATTGAAGCCATCATTCGTCAGTTGCTTTCCAAACTCCTCGCTTGTGGAAGTCTCGCGATCCTCTGCATCGGGTTAGTGGCGTGTCAAACCGTAACGCCAGTAGCGCGAACGCCTGTATTGGTTAAACAAGTGGTAAGCGCTCAAACCTTAGAAGTCGTTGATATCAGCCAACCCAACGCCACCCCCAGGCGCGTCAGATTAATGGGCATCGATGCACCTGACTTGCAGCAACTCCCCTGGGGAATAGAAGCACAGAACCAACTGAAAACTTGGATTGGATCTCAACCCGTTTTATTAGAATTTGACCAACAAACCCACGATGCCTATCAGCGTCAGTTGGTCTATGTGTGGCAAGATGGAAAATTGCTGAACGAGGAACTAGTGAAAGCGGGATTGGCGATCGCCATTTCGCGTCCTCCCAATACTCAGTATGACCAGCGTCTCGCCGACGCGCAAGAATGGGCAAGACTCATGGGTGTAGGAATTTGGAACCCCGAAAACCCCCTACGCTTTACACCTGCTGAATTTCGCCAACGCAACCAATAA
- the ureE gene encoding urease accessory protein UreE, with protein MELTLIQRLPANPEAKVSFSLSLTARERSRSRYSFETPEGNAVLLRLPRGTVLTDGDLLQATDGETLVRVVAKAEPVLHVTPQTPLDLLKAAYHLGNRHVPVEIHLTYLRLEPDPVLKGLLEQLGLEVSEEVFPFQPEAGAYSHNSHSHDH; from the coding sequence ATGGAGCTAACTTTAATTCAACGTCTCCCTGCAAACCCAGAGGCGAAGGTGAGTTTTTCCTTGTCGCTAACGGCTAGAGAGCGATCGCGCAGCCGCTACAGTTTCGAGACACCAGAAGGGAACGCGGTTCTGTTGCGCCTGCCAAGGGGAACGGTTCTTACAGACGGAGATTTGCTACAAGCCACCGATGGAGAAACCCTAGTGCGAGTCGTGGCTAAAGCTGAACCCGTTTTGCACGTTACCCCACAGACCCCCCTAGATCTACTCAAAGCAGCCTATCATTTGGGGAATCGTCATGTCCCAGTCGAGATTCATCTCACTTACCTGCGTCTCGAACCCGATCCCGTCCTTAAAGGTCTGTTAGAACAGTTGGGACTAGAAGTCAGTGAAGAGGTCTTTCCCTTTCAACCCGAAGCGGGAGCCTATAGCCACAACTCGCACTCGCACGACCATTAA
- a CDS encoding J domain-containing protein, giving the protein MSFQITQGLFRFDFIDHHAVLGVPVDADSKEIRKRYMLIAKTLHPDSRSTASDEDKQLATEILSKLVNPAYEKLSQDKERAEHAVLLRLKGQQASQQPETIELKSELSRTLAHAPDTEATYKESVKKLAQQQYESLARMQAITGELSELNLIYLTLKVGRGEKPTQPRKAPSAPPTMTRPPSPPPPPKVTPVDQYYRRAEELMSKGNLAQAILELRDALKLEPSNSSCHSLLGEIYLKQNQSTMAKVHINQALKHNPKDPKALEVQKKMEIAAQKAASKAANSGKSGGKSNKKGDDGGITIFGIKIGGKKK; this is encoded by the coding sequence ATGTCATTCCAAATTACACAGGGACTGTTTAGGTTTGATTTTATTGACCATCATGCTGTATTGGGAGTACCCGTAGATGCGGATAGCAAGGAGATCCGCAAGCGGTACATGCTGATTGCAAAAACCCTTCATCCCGATAGCCGCTCTACGGCTAGCGATGAGGATAAACAATTAGCGACTGAAATTCTATCCAAGCTCGTCAATCCAGCTTACGAAAAACTCTCTCAAGATAAAGAACGGGCAGAACACGCGGTATTGCTTCGTTTGAAGGGACAACAGGCTTCGCAGCAGCCCGAAACGATTGAACTCAAAAGCGAACTGTCTCGCACGCTGGCTCATGCACCAGATACTGAAGCAACGTATAAAGAGTCTGTCAAAAAGTTGGCTCAACAACAGTATGAATCGCTCGCTCGAATGCAAGCGATTACGGGTGAATTGAGCGAACTCAATCTGATTTATCTCACCCTGAAGGTGGGGAGAGGCGAAAAACCGACTCAACCGAGAAAGGCACCCTCTGCACCGCCCACGATGACGCGCCCCCCTTCGCCCCCACCCCCTCCCAAGGTGACGCCAGTCGATCAATACTATCGTCGGGCTGAAGAGTTAATGAGTAAAGGGAATTTAGCTCAGGCGATTCTAGAGTTGCGGGATGCACTCAAGCTAGAACCGAGTAATAGCAGTTGCCATAGTTTGCTGGGCGAAATTTACCTCAAACAGAACCAAAGCACGATGGCGAAGGTTCATATTAATCAGGCCTTAAAGCACAATCCCAAAGACCCCAAAGCGCTTGAAGTCCAGAAGAAGATGGAAATTGCCGCCCAAAAAGCCGCGTCAAAAGCAGCAAATTCTGGCAAGTCTGGTGGAAAGTCGAACAAAAAAGGCGATGATGGTGGCATTACCATTTTTGGCATTAAGATTGGCGGCAAGAAAAAGTAA
- a CDS encoding inositol monophosphatase family protein: MDQNQLLQLLEIATEAALAGGAVLQNHLGKLEDITEKGRPGDLVTEADKAAEATILEVLKRHVPEHAILAEESGQLGDLHSNSFLWAIDPLDGTTNYAHQYPFFSCSVGLLIDGVPQVGVVFDPFHNELFRAAQGCGTTRNRRPISVSQTSELSKSLLVTGFAYDRRETADNNYAEFCHLTHLTQGVRRSGSASIDLAHVACGRLDGYWERGLSLWDIAAGIVLVKEAGGSVTAYDGGPIEIRSGRLLATNGKIHQSLSDALGKTPALSTWPQS; encoded by the coding sequence ATGGATCAAAATCAATTATTGCAACTTCTGGAAATTGCCACCGAAGCCGCCTTAGCCGGGGGAGCCGTTTTACAAAATCATTTAGGCAAATTAGAAGACATTACCGAAAAAGGTCGCCCCGGCGATTTAGTCACCGAAGCAGATAAAGCCGCAGAAGCAACCATCTTAGAAGTGCTAAAGCGTCACGTTCCAGAACACGCCATTCTTGCCGAAGAATCTGGACAACTGGGCGACTTACACAGCAACTCCTTCCTCTGGGCAATCGATCCCCTTGATGGCACCACCAACTACGCCCATCAATACCCCTTCTTTTCCTGCTCTGTAGGGCTGTTAATTGACGGCGTACCGCAAGTTGGCGTCGTTTTCGATCCCTTCCATAACGAACTCTTTAGAGCCGCTCAGGGCTGCGGTACAACGCGCAATCGCCGTCCCATCAGCGTTTCTCAAACCTCAGAACTCAGTAAAAGCTTATTAGTCACGGGCTTTGCCTACGACCGCCGCGAAACGGCCGATAATAATTACGCTGAATTTTGTCACCTCACTCACCTGACTCAAGGGGTGAGACGCAGCGGATCGGCTTCTATTGACCTAGCTCATGTGGCGTGCGGGCGCTTAGATGGCTATTGGGAGCGCGGTTTATCGCTTTGGGATATCGCCGCCGGAATTGTTCTCGTCAAAGAAGCTGGGGGCAGCGTTACCGCCTACGATGGCGGCCCGATCGAGATCCGTTCGGGAAGACTCTTAGCCACCAATGGTAAAATTCATCAGAGTCTCAGCGATGCGTTAGGAAAAACGCCCGCTCTGTCAACTTGGCCACAATCTTGA
- a CDS encoding cupredoxin domain-containing protein — MLKRLSGFQAGVWVGVAASRLLGCLLGIGLLVGGVFCMPALAVDLVHQTATEVQVDLGNRANELKFVPNHLDFIAGQRYKLVLHNPSEQKHYFTAKDFADAIWSQKVEAGKVEVKGAIHELELKPGATAEWVFIPLKGGTYELHCSVPGHTEAGMTGDLAIAVE; from the coding sequence ATGTTAAAACGCTTATCGGGTTTCCAAGCCGGTGTTTGGGTTGGAGTAGCGGCGAGTCGGTTGTTGGGTTGTTTGCTGGGAATTGGCTTGCTAGTTGGGGGAGTCTTCTGTATGCCAGCTTTGGCGGTGGATTTGGTACATCAAACAGCAACAGAAGTACAAGTCGATTTAGGAAATCGGGCAAATGAATTAAAGTTTGTTCCCAATCATTTAGACTTTATTGCGGGACAGCGCTACAAACTGGTTTTACATAACCCTAGCGAACAGAAGCATTATTTTACCGCTAAAGACTTCGCGGATGCGATTTGGAGTCAGAAAGTAGAAGCGGGAAAGGTGGAAGTTAAAGGCGCAATTCACGAGTTAGAGTTAAAGCCAGGAGCAACAGCGGAATGGGTGTTTATTCCTCTCAAGGGAGGAACCTATGAGCTTCATTGTTCTGTTCCAGGACATACAGAAGCGGGAATGACAGGAGATCTTGCGATCGCAGTCGAATAA
- a CDS encoding DUF4168 domain-containing protein — translation MMNSCRYSFRYDLTPLVSHSLLVAGIAALGVLSGLVPSWNGRSSALEFSQTAQAQSFSADKIQSFARSTLEIELAREAALQSLGAEGRGIRFECDLGAGTVANLSSFSGETRQQIQSFCNQSQAILQQNGLSAADFRQIKTTYERNPAQYTQITGAFQRLCQEGRFRNLQICR, via the coding sequence ATGATGAACTCTTGCCGTTACAGTTTTCGATACGATTTGACTCCGTTGGTATCGCATTCGCTGCTGGTTGCTGGAATTGCAGCGCTCGGCGTTCTCTCTGGCTTAGTCCCCAGTTGGAATGGGCGCTCCTCTGCTTTAGAGTTCTCGCAAACCGCTCAAGCACAGTCTTTTAGTGCGGACAAAATCCAAAGTTTTGCCCGTTCAACCTTAGAAATTGAACTCGCTCGCGAAGCGGCGCTGCAAAGTCTTGGTGCAGAAGGACGCGGAATTCGGTTTGAATGCGATCTCGGTGCGGGAACGGTTGCCAATCTCAGCAGTTTCTCTGGAGAGACTCGCCAGCAAATCCAGAGCTTTTGCAATCAGTCGCAAGCCATCTTACAGCAGAATGGCTTATCGGCTGCCGATTTCCGACAAATCAAAACCACCTACGAACGCAACCCCGCCCAATATACGCAAATTACAGGTGCGTTTCAACGGTTGTGTCAGGAGGGACGTTTCCGCAACCTCCAAATTTGTCGCTAG